In the genome of Ancylomarina subtilis, one region contains:
- a CDS encoding carboxypeptidase regulatory-like domain-containing protein — translation MKKIFLFLLVGTLMSFTLQAQTGTVSGKVKSAKDGQYLEHVQVQVLGTSNWVYTDENGQFLIADVSEGKHLIELNQEGFISLTETIDVVEGKNTSLGTLVLEVNKFLPSLDELDVTSITDEEVDADLGDMAVSGMLNSSKDPFNAAAAYTFSSARFRRRGYGSEESGVFFNGIPMNNMENGRAYWYLWGGLNDVTRNQEVSDGLAPTNNGFGFFGGNTNINTKADSYRKGTKLVYSMSNRSYRNRAMITHSTGMMDNGWALTVSGSKRWSEEGYIDGTSYDAYGYFLSALKKINDHHSIGLTVFGAPSTRGGSGASVQAAYDIVGSNYYNPNWGWQDGKKRNAKMQKSHTPVAILKHYWDVNSKTKVETSIALIKGESGRTALNWIDAADPRPDYYRNLAIYPANANNSEIADHFKANSQLNWDKMYEKNLYNNPDYIGEDGKNYGKHARYMVEDRRRDVEQIIADINIKHELSKNIELIAGANYNSYKARTYTLVDDLMGADFIFNVDKFATRQDPEKVFTTQERVDRVQNDYDYFLQNGQAQMLKEGDVYGHDYDAHVDKISGFSQANFSFDKFDYYASLGLTQTTMWRDSKVRKGLFQDNSLGESEKLNYFNYGVKAGVTYKMDGKNYFFANAGYMTKAPSFRNVFLSPRTRHTSLKDKGQNNSETIMTADLGYAYRSPNFKLKANAYYTKFMDQIKTMGFYHDESRTFVNSIQSGVDKTHMGIEIGFDYKLLDELSLIGAIAVGEHKYDSRPLLTMIADNEDKPVQDAVPVYVTDFKETGYPQQAYTVGLKYSSDKYWWVGVNANYYREMYLSYNPLRRTKAAFDRYKQVEDLSDDIESADLFTGLLDKVTKQTRLDDQFTLDLNIGKSWRIDYKYYININLSVSNVLNNTDFITGGYEQSRIKTDSKYESEYDISQFPPKLYYAYGRNFFLNMSFRF, via the coding sequence ATGAAGAAGATTTTTCTGTTCCTGTTGGTGGGGACTCTGATGTCTTTTACCTTACAAGCTCAAACGGGTACTGTAAGTGGAAAAGTAAAAAGTGCTAAGGATGGACAATATCTTGAACATGTTCAAGTTCAGGTTCTAGGTACAAGCAATTGGGTATATACAGATGAGAATGGTCAATTTTTGATTGCCGATGTCTCTGAGGGAAAACATCTGATTGAATTAAATCAAGAAGGATTTATTAGTCTAACTGAGACAATTGATGTTGTTGAAGGAAAAAATACTTCACTGGGAACTTTGGTTTTAGAAGTGAATAAATTTTTACCATCGCTTGATGAGTTGGATGTAACTTCGATTACTGATGAAGAGGTTGACGCTGATTTAGGCGATATGGCTGTGTCTGGAATGTTGAATTCTTCTAAAGACCCATTCAATGCAGCTGCGGCTTACACGTTTAGTTCAGCTCGTTTCCGTCGTCGAGGATATGGTTCTGAAGAGTCAGGTGTATTCTTCAATGGTATTCCAATGAATAATATGGAGAATGGAAGAGCATACTGGTATCTGTGGGGAGGTTTAAATGACGTGACTCGCAATCAGGAAGTTTCTGATGGTTTAGCGCCAACAAATAATGGTTTTGGTTTCTTTGGAGGAAATACCAATATCAATACAAAAGCAGATTCTTACCGTAAGGGTACTAAATTGGTTTACTCAATGTCTAATCGTTCGTACCGTAACCGTGCAATGATTACTCATTCAACAGGTATGATGGATAATGGTTGGGCTTTGACAGTTTCTGGATCAAAACGTTGGTCAGAAGAAGGTTATATCGATGGTACATCATATGATGCCTATGGCTACTTCCTATCAGCATTGAAAAAAATTAACGATCATCATAGTATTGGTTTAACGGTTTTTGGAGCACCTAGTACAAGAGGAGGTTCTGGCGCATCAGTTCAAGCTGCTTATGATATTGTAGGTTCAAATTACTACAACCCAAACTGGGGATGGCAAGATGGCAAAAAGCGTAACGCTAAAATGCAAAAATCGCATACGCCTGTTGCTATCTTAAAGCACTATTGGGATGTGAATTCAAAAACTAAAGTTGAAACAAGTATAGCTTTAATCAAAGGTGAAAGTGGTCGTACTGCCTTAAATTGGATTGATGCGGCTGATCCTCGACCTGATTATTATCGTAATTTGGCTATTTATCCTGCGAATGCAAATAATAGTGAAATTGCTGATCATTTTAAGGCAAACTCTCAATTGAATTGGGATAAGATGTACGAAAAAAATCTATATAATAATCCTGATTATATAGGTGAAGATGGTAAGAACTATGGAAAACATGCACGATATATGGTTGAAGACCGTAGACGTGATGTCGAGCAAATTATAGCAGATATCAACATTAAGCATGAGTTGAGTAAGAATATTGAACTTATTGCTGGTGCTAATTATAATTCATACAAAGCTCGTACTTACACTTTGGTTGATGATTTAATGGGAGCTGATTTTATCTTCAATGTCGATAAGTTTGCCACAAGACAAGATCCTGAAAAAGTATTTACTACTCAGGAGCGTGTTGACCGAGTTCAAAACGATTACGATTATTTTCTTCAAAATGGTCAAGCTCAAATGCTGAAGGAAGGGGACGTTTACGGTCACGATTATGACGCTCATGTTGATAAAATTTCAGGATTTTCACAAGCTAACTTTTCTTTCGATAAGTTTGATTACTATGCTTCTTTAGGTTTGACTCAAACGACTATGTGGAGAGATTCGAAAGTGCGTAAAGGCTTATTTCAGGATAATTCTTTAGGAGAAAGTGAGAAGCTTAACTATTTCAATTATGGTGTGAAAGCTGGAGTAACATATAAAATGGATGGTAAAAATTATTTCTTTGCCAATGCAGGTTATATGACTAAAGCACCTTCTTTCCGTAATGTGTTTTTATCACCTCGTACTCGTCACACTTCTTTGAAAGATAAAGGTCAGAACAATAGTGAAACGATTATGACTGCAGATTTGGGTTATGCATATCGTTCTCCAAACTTTAAATTAAAAGCGAATGCTTATTATACTAAGTTCATGGATCAGATTAAAACAATGGGGTTTTATCATGATGAATCAAGAACTTTTGTGAATTCAATTCAGTCAGGTGTTGATAAAACGCATATGGGAATTGAAATTGGCTTCGATTACAAGCTCCTAGATGAGTTGTCATTAATTGGTGCTATAGCAGTTGGGGAGCATAAATATGACTCACGCCCATTGCTGACCATGATTGCTGATAATGAAGATAAGCCAGTACAGGATGCCGTTCCTGTTTATGTGACTGATTTTAAAGAAACCGGATATCCTCAACAAGCTTATACAGTAGGTTTAAAGTACTCAAGTGATAAGTACTGGTGGGTTGGAGTTAATGCCAACTACTACCGTGAAATGTATTTAAGCTATAATCCTTTACGTAGAACTAAAGCTGCTTTTGATCGTTATAAGCAAGTTGAAGACCTTTCTGATGATATTGAATCTGCTGATCTATTTACAGGTTTATTGGATAAAGTAACAAAACAGACAAGATTAGATGATCAGTTTACGTTAGATCTGAATATTGGTAAATCGTGGAGAATTGACTACAAATATTATATCAATATTAATTTATCTGTTTCAAATGTTCTTAATAATACTGATTTCATAACTGGAGGTTACGAACAATCAAGAATTAAAACAGACAGTAAGTATGAGAGTGAATACGATATTTCTCAATTCCCTCCTAAATTATATTATGCTTATGGAAGAAACTTCTTCTTAAACATGAGTTTTAGATTTTAA
- a CDS encoding DUF5689 domain-containing protein has protein sequence MKNISLSIIVALMGLLFLNSCIDDDYAEPTIVEPTFEIPAEASLISIADLKSIYTNAIPSTGKYLKADEFLTVEEDVYISGYVISDDKEGNFYKNIVIQGDLEGNSQGINISVGESSLFTSFAQGQKIFVKCKGLTLGKYGNEVQLGGSFYFYKYRDQEKFKEYRLAPIPSPSIDAHIFKDKYPVAMTPAVRTIAELKSNSNYKFTLVTVNNVQLNNPGETWGVIGPEHNAAFPFKTTIELNDANGNNLPLFTSNYSKFAHLITPEGSGSVTGVLSYHNGEPQFVINRLDDVQLTGDRFGTNSGEYSGTLTQVDNFDVDFSNLTDNASIGLTGWHSIKEKGTRDWISKVYNTDVYAQASGYKSNDEEIISWLISPAVSVSVQKQLSLKTAKAYWEHLGDNQPLEILYADDFDGSNYKTANWQTLDVTIAQKTDGDHTWISSGNVALPVIAGKHISIAFKYTGSKTETTTYRLDDIKVTE, from the coding sequence ATGAAAAATATATCATTATCTATAATCGTAGCGCTAATGGGGTTGCTGTTTCTGAACAGCTGTATTGACGACGATTATGCGGAACCAACAATAGTAGAACCAACATTTGAGATACCTGCTGAAGCAAGCTTAATCTCTATTGCGGATCTAAAATCTATTTATACCAATGCAATTCCTTCTACAGGAAAGTATCTTAAAGCAGATGAATTTCTTACTGTTGAAGAAGATGTTTACATTTCTGGTTATGTCATCTCTGATGATAAAGAAGGGAATTTCTATAAGAATATTGTGATTCAAGGTGATCTTGAAGGAAATTCACAAGGAATCAATATTTCTGTAGGTGAGTCATCGTTATTTACAAGTTTTGCTCAAGGACAAAAGATATTTGTAAAGTGTAAGGGGTTGACGCTTGGAAAATATGGTAATGAAGTTCAATTGGGAGGCTCTTTCTATTTTTATAAGTATAGAGATCAGGAAAAATTTAAGGAATACAGATTAGCTCCTATTCCATCACCATCAATTGATGCTCATATTTTTAAAGACAAGTATCCTGTTGCAATGACTCCAGCAGTGAGAACTATAGCTGAGTTAAAAAGCAATAGTAACTATAAATTTACATTAGTTACCGTTAATAATGTTCAACTGAATAATCCCGGAGAAACTTGGGGTGTCATTGGTCCTGAACACAATGCTGCATTTCCATTTAAAACAACAATCGAATTAAACGATGCAAATGGAAATAATTTGCCTTTGTTTACAAGTAATTATTCGAAATTTGCTCACTTGATTACGCCGGAAGGAAGCGGTAGTGTGACCGGAGTGTTAAGTTATCACAATGGAGAGCCGCAATTTGTTATTAATAGATTGGATGATGTTCAATTGACTGGAGACAGATTTGGAACGAATAGTGGAGAATATTCAGGCACACTAACTCAAGTTGATAATTTCGATGTAGATTTTTCTAATTTAACCGATAATGCCTCTATTGGACTAACAGGATGGCATAGTATTAAGGAAAAAGGAACTCGTGATTGGATATCAAAAGTTTATAATACTGATGTGTATGCTCAAGCTTCAGGTTACAAATCAAATGATGAAGAAATTATCTCATGGTTAATATCCCCGGCAGTAAGTGTTTCTGTTCAGAAGCAGTTATCCTTAAAAACAGCTAAAGCTTATTGGGAACACTTGGGTGACAATCAGCCTTTAGAGATTCTTTATGCTGATGATTTTGATGGTAGCAATTATAAAACGGCCAATTGGCAAACTCTAGATGTAACCATTGCTCAAAAAACGGACGGAGATCATACCTGGATATCTTCAGGCAATGTTGCTTTGCCAGTTATTGCGGGTAAGCACATATCCATAGCATTTAAATATACAGGTAGTAAGACTGAGACCACTACTTACCGTTTAGACGATATTAAAGTAACAGAATAA